Below is a window of Janthinobacterium lividum DNA.
GCAGATCATGGCGGACGAATGCACCTCTTACGGCATCAAGCTGCCCGAGTTCGACGAGCAGGCCGACACCATCGCCCGCCTGGTGGACGCCCGCTGGTGGCGCCGTCAGTTGCGCAAGCGCGTCAAGCGCGCCTTTGAAGCTGGCAATATCCGCCTGGGATACGTGAACTATCGCGGCGAACCCTATGCCAGCAATGACGCTGTGCTGTCGCGCCTGGCGCAAAACCGCCGCAACGCGGCAGCGCTGGCGGCCACCCTGGTGCAGAACGAGAACGGCCAGCAATTCAGCATCGCCGAGCTGGCCGAGAAAACGACCTCGAATAAAGCCATCCGGCGCGGCGAACTGATGTTGCGCATCAACGGCTTTGAGCAGATCGCCCGCGAATGCGGCGACCAGGGCATTTTCATCACCTGGACGTGCCCATCGCGCTTCCACGCCATGCAGCACAGCGGCAAGCCAAACGACAAGTTCGACGGCTCCACGCCACGCGAGGCGAATGCCTACCTGGGCAAGATGACGTCGCTGTGCCGCTCCGCGCTGGCGCGCCGGGGCATCGGCCTGTACGGCTTCCGCATCGCCGAGCCGCATCACGATGGCTGTCCGCATTGGCATCTGCTGCTGTTCGTGCGCCCCACCGCGAAATACAAGACGGCCCACCTGCAGGACGTGGCCGGCCGCGCCATCCGCATCATGAAGCGCTACGCCTGGCGCGTGGACCGTGGCGAACCGGGCGCCTTCGCGCGCCGCCTGGACGTGAAACGCATCGACTGGGCCAAGGGCAGCGCCGCCGGCTACATCGCCAAGTACGTGGCCAAGAACATCGACGGCGTGGCCGAGCACAAGACGAAAGAAGGCTATGTCGTTACGGCCGACACCGAAGGCGATGTCGAGCTGACGCCATCGGCGCGCGTCGAGTCCTGGGCCGCTTGCTGGGGCATCCGTCAATTCCAGCAATGGGGCGGCGCGCCCGTCACCGTCTGGCGCGAACTGCGCCGCATCGAGGAAAGCATGGTCAATGAAGCGCCGGCCGCCATGCGCCGCGCCTGGAATGCCGTGCAAAAGATCGACGGCGAAAAGCGCGCCTGCTGGGCCGAATACCTGCGCGCCCAGGGCGGCGCCCTGGTGCCGCGCAAGGAACTGGTCGTCACCCTGGCCAAGGACGAAAAGACCGTCATCGGCCGCTACGGCGAAACGCTGCGCACCACGCCCTACGGCGTGCGCTGCAGCGACCTAATCGGTGTGGTCTTCAAGTCCGTGCGCCATACGTGGACGCCGGTACAGGCCACAGGCGGGCGCGCGGTGGCTGTTGGGGTTGCCGTTCCTCGGACTCGTGTAAATAACTGTACGCACCCCGACCGCCCTGCCCCGGCCACGCCGCCGGCGGCGCCCATGCCCAATCTGTCCGACGAGGCAAAAACAGCGCTGATTGCCGCCTGGGCGGCCGTCAACGCCTGCCCCTGGCCCCGGCTGATCGTTCCCGACAATCCACCCCATGAAGGAAATGGCACATGAGCACCTATGCCGTGATCGTTCGCACGCAAACCGAACGCTTTGAATACGCCGCGATTGCCGCTTCCAGCGGCGACGCGATCCAGGCCGCCCTCGACCACTTCGGCGTGTGCGGCGTTACAGCCAAACTGAAAGGAGCACCGCAATGCTGAACACCCTGACCAATTCGCCGCAGCAAATCGCCCTGGGCGACCGCGTTACGTTCGATACCGACGTTGGCGACCAGACACGGATCGCCAACGAACTACGGGTTTTGCACGAAAAGCGGCGTATTGCACTGGACCACAAGGACGACCTCTTAGAGCAAATGGTGACCCAGCTTTGTGGAATACGGAAAACTGGCGTGTTCCAGGCAGATGTATCTGCCGCACATGCAGACCTCCTTGAAATCGACGCCACCTTGAATATTCTGTACGCCAAAAAGCTGAAAGGAGCACCGCAATGCTGACCACCATGACCGATTCACCGCGGCAAGTCGCCCTGGGCGACCGCGTGACATTCGATACCGACGAAGGCTACCAGGCCGGCACCGTCAACGACCTGCGCCGCGACGTCGGCAATGGCGAGCTGCATGCCTGGGTCGAGCTGGACCACCAATGGCCCGGCATGTTCCGAGCTGTGCCGCTGGGTGCCATCGAGGCGATCAAGAAAGCATCGGCCGCCCTGGGGTACCAGCCATGACAGCGGCACACCCTATGCATGCCCTGGCGGCCTAGTTCGTGCGCGTCAATTCCATCTTCAAGACCATGCCCCTAGCCTGAGGAAGCACCATGACAAACGCAATTTATTACAAAACATTCAAACTTTCCATGTGCGCCTACGTCGGTATCGACATGGCATTGCGCGTCGCCATTGCGCAATCGAAAGAGCGCCTGAAATACATGCCGTTGGGCGACGACAACGCTGCAGGTCGCAATTATGAGGTCCAGCAGCTGAATAATCTGCTGCTGGCCCAAAAGGAATTTACGGCATGAAGCCGGCACAACTAGTCCCAAAGGATGACGTCAAGCATTTCGCCAACCTGCGGACGATGTTCGGGCAGGCCGTAGATGCAGTTGAATCTCGGATGATCGTAGATCGCCAGGTCACGCAGTCCGATGGACTCAAGAAAATCATATGCCTTGGCAATTTCGCTAACACCTGCGCCATCTATAGCCCTGTACACGGTATTAACGTCGTCGCGACGAAGCAGGATGCCGACGCGACGGGGGGCATCGGGAAAGTCATGCTCGCTGGTTTCGCAGGTAGCCAGCCAGTCCACGATCTTGGTGTCAAATTCAGGCGCAGAGTAGGTGCTATTCACGATTGTTTCCATATGATCAATTCCATTGTGGTTGTAGGAATTACTATTTTATCAGGATTGCAACAAAACCCACCCGAGTGGCAAAAGCGGCGCAGTCGTCTACCCGACTGCGTTTGAACAGCCAAGAAGGACTATTAAAAATGGACCAATACAAAGAATTCTGCCGGCTGCGCGACTACCGCAAGCCTGGCGCCGAAGTGCCGCACCACACTGAGGCGGAAGCGTTCGCACTGGCGGCGCAAAACAAAGCCCGCCATGCAGAGCCAGCTCAGCGTAAGAAAAACCCCACCACGAAAGGAATCAAATAATGAACGAAGACCGAATTATTTACCGCCAGGACTTATACAAAATGCTGGGCGTCACTTCGGAGACGCTGCGCAGATGGGTGAAGGAGAACAAACTGCCGCCGGCGGACGTTGCCATAACGCAGCGCACCCTGGGATGGCGCCTTTCAACGCTCCAATCCGCTGGGATCAGGCTTCTCTAGCAGCCAGTCAGCGAAGGCCTGAAGCATCACCCGGCGCTGCTTCAGGTACTCCGCGGAGTTGTAGACCCCGCGCACGCCGCCGTCCTTGTGCGCGAGCTGCACCTCGACGTGGTCCGAGTTGTATTCGTGCTCGTTGGCCCAGGTGGAACCGACCTTGCGCCAGCCGTGGCCGGTCATCTTGCCCTTGAAGCCGATACGGTGAATGAGGTAAAGAATCGCGTTTTCACTCATGGGGCGGCTGCCGCCCCGGTCGTTCGGGAAAACGTAGATGCTGCCCCGCGAGCGCAGCTTCATTTCAGCCAGCAGATCCAGTGCCTGGGAAGACAGCGGCACCAGGTGCTCGCGGCCCTTCTTCATGCGCTTGCCCGGTATCCGCCAAACATCGCCCTCCACTTCCGCCCAGGTCATGCGCCGTAGCTCGTCAGTACGCGTCCACGTCAACGCCAGCAGCTTGCAGGCCAGCACAGACTGAATTTCATCTTCCAGATCCAGGCGCTCCATGAACGGATGCACCTCGGCCAATGTCAGGGCGGCGAACCCTTCGCGCGGCTTGCGGGAAAAGGCGACCTTCGAATTGATGTTCGATGCGGGGTTCTCTTCACAGTGGCCGTGCTGGATGGACCAGTCAAGAACCTGCCCTACCCACATGCGCACGCGCCGGACGTACACGGACAGGCCGGCGGCATCCATCGGACGCAGCGCGGCCATTAAGTCTTCCTTGGTAATTTCACGCACAGTTTTCGCGCCCAGCGTCGGCGAGACGTACATAGCCAACGCGCGCAATGCATTTGCCTTGTAGCCGGCGCTGATGTCCGTGCGCCCGGCCCAGTAGGTATCGATTGCCGCATCAAGGGCAATGGATGGGCTCGTCTTGCGCTTGGGCTTGAGGTCTTCCCCGTCGATCAGCTTCAAACGCAAAGCGTCGCGACGGTCGCGGGCTTCCTTGAGGCCGATAAGCGGATACGGGCCAATCACGGCAGTTTGCTGCTTGCCCTGGTCGTTGCGATAGGCCATGCGCCAAACCTTGTTTCCACTTGGCAGGACTGCCAGCATCAGGCCGTGACCATCGAAGAGCTTGCGCAGCTTGCCATCGTTTGGCGTGGCACGGCGGCAGTCTGCGTCGGTAAGCGTATTGATGGCCATGCGATATCCTGTAGGTACGGTTTTGAGAAAAACCGCATCATACCTACAATTGCGCCTACGCGTCATTCTGCGAGAGGGTTTTTGGATACCTCCGAATCTGCGATTCGAAAGGCGGAAAATCAAGCTAAGTCGTTGATTTTCAATGAAATTCGGTTGAATATAGGTTGAGTATACTCACGAATTTTTTATGTACTTGGCGGAAGCGGTGAGATTCGAACTCACGAACAGTGTAACCCGTCGCTAGTTTTCAAGACTAGTGCCTTCAACCACTCGGCCACGCTTCCTGATGGCAGCATTATACATAAAGGTCAGTGGCTTACCAATGGCTAGAACCGTCGCGGCTCTTTCCACTGACAGGAAGAGCTTGCACGCCTGGACTACAAACCCCAGTTTTCCCGCAGCGCCTTCTCGAACTCTCCCGCCGGCAACGGCCGCGAGAACAAGTAACCCTGCACTTCGTCACAGCCTGAACTCTTCAGGAAGGCCAGTTGCTCCGCCGTTTCCACGCCTTCCGCAATCACCTTGTGGTGCAGCTGCTGGGCGATGCTGATGATGGTGCTGGCGATGGCGCAGTCGCTGGCGTCTGTCGGGATGCCGGTGGTGAAAGAACGGTCGATCTTTAAGGTGTCGATGGGGAAGCGTTTTAAATAGGACAAGCTTGAATAGCCGGTGCCGAAATCGTCCAGCGACAGGGCCACGCCCAGCGCCGTGATGCGGTCCATGATGCCGATCACGCGCTCGATGTTGTGCATCAAGGTGCTTTCCGTGATTTCCAGTTCCAGCCAGGCTGCTTCCAGGCCGTAGCGGGCCAGGGTCGCCGCCACCCTGGCGGGCAGGGCTGCCGTGAATTCGCGCGCGGACACGTTGACGGCCAGGCGGATCGGCGGCAGGCCGGCCAGTTTCCACGCTTGCGCCTGGGCGCAGGCCGCTTCCAGTACCCATTCGCCCACTTGCACCACCAGGCCCGTCGATTCGGCCAGGGGGATGAATTCGGCGGGCGGGATCATGCCGTGCTGCGGGTGGTGCCAGCGCACCAGCGCTTCGGCGCCGATGATGCGGCCGCTGCCCAGCGCGTATTTCGGCTGGTAATGCAGCAGCAGTTGCTGTTCCGACAGGGCCTGGCGCAAGCCTGTTTCCAGGCGCATGCGTGCCTGCATGCCCAGGTTCATGTCCTGACTATAGAAGGCCACGCTTTCCGCTTCGCCGCCGCTGTCCTGCTTGGCCCGGTACATGGCGATGTCGGCCAGGCGCAGCAGGGTTTCCGCGTCCTGCCCGTCTTGCGGATAGACGCTGATGCCGATGCTGGCGCCCACGCGCAAGTCATGGCCTTCGATCAGGAACGGTTCCACCAGGGAAGCGAGCAGCTTTTGCGCCACCATGCTGGCCTCGAAATGCTGGCCGATGTCGAACAGGCCAACGGCGAACTCGTCGCCGCCCAGGCGCGCCACCAGGTCCTGGTCGCGCAAGGCATGGCGGAAACGCAGCGAGACTTGCCGCAGCAATTCGTCGCCTATGCGCCGGCCCAGGGTGTCGTTGATCAGCTTAAAACGGTTCAGGTCGATGAACAGCACGCAGCCGAGCATCTTGCTGCGCTGCGCCACGCTCAGGGCTTGGTCGACCAGCTTGGCCAGCAAGGTGCGATTCGGCAAGCTGGTCAGCGGGTCGTAATACGCCAGGTGGTGCAAGCGCTCTTCGGCCAGCTTGCGTTCCGTAATGTCCGTCAGGTAGGCGATGAGTCCGATGGGCTTGTCGTCCAGGTCTTGCAGCGGCGACAACGACAGGCTGGCCCAGAAGATCTCGCCTGACTTCTTTCGGCGGCGCACCTCCATCAGGCGTCCTCCCTGTTCCAGGAAGGCGTCGTGGAAACCCGTGTCTTCGTCGTCGTACAGGAACAGGATGTTGCGCCCTACGGCTTCCACCGAAGTGTAGCCGAACAGGCGCTCGGCGCCCTTGTTCCAGCTCGTGATGTAGCCCGTCAAGTCCATCGTCAGCACGGATTCGTGCAACTGGTCGAGGATTTGCGTCTGCTGCGCCAGCAAGGCTTCGACTTGCGCGTAGGCATGGGTCGAGCGTTGCGCCAGCGAATGCACTTGCAAGACGCCTGCCGTCAACGATGCCAGGCTGGCCAGGTGGCGGCGGTCGGCGTCGCTGTACAGACTGCGTCCCGCCACGCTGTAATGACCGAAGCAGTGGCCGTCAAAATTGATTTCCTGCAGCAAGGCAGGCGTATCGAGGGGAAACGGTGCGGGCGACGCAGTTGACGTGGCGCCATCGGCGCTGGCCGCGGGCAGGAACTGGCCATGCGGGCTGGCCATCACGGCGCTGGCGATACGGCCCAGCTCAGCTACCAGCGCGGGGCCGCGCAAACGCACGACGGCATCGCACAGGGCGGCACTGTTACCAAGGAAATCCGACACCGGAAGCAGGGTCATGCTAGAAGTTCCGGCTGACCTGGATGGCCCATTGGTGGGCCTGCAGCAGACTGCGCCAATAAGTTTCTCCATCGATGCCGGCGCGGCGCAAACCGCCGGACGCCGGCGTGGTGCTTTCGACCAGCGCCAGCAAGGTGCCCAGCTCTCCATTGCGTTCGAGCAAGGCGGCGCTCACTTCGGGCGCCAGGTTCAGGGTGGCGATGATGTCTGCCATCGGCATGCCCAGCAAGACGTCGAGCAGGGAAAACACGCCGGCCATGAAAGCCAGGTCTTGCGCGTCGCGGTCACCGCCGCGCAACTGGCACAGCGCTTCCATCTGCGCCGCGCGTACGGCCGCCAGCGGCAGCAGCGCGTGGATCTTGCCGTCATCTTGCTGGCGCGCGTACAACAGCAGTTGCAGCCAGCGCTGCAGCTGGCGCCGGCCCAGCAAGGTAATGGCCTGGCTGAAGCTGGTAATGGGCGCCGTGAAACCGAAGGCGGCTGAATTGACCAGTTTTAACAAATGATAGCTGAGCGATGGGTCTTGCTTGAGCGGCACTTCCAGCTCGTTCGCGTCGGCATCGCGGGCAAGCAAGCCCAGCAGCGCCAGCAGGCGGCGCCGCGACGTGGCGTCTTCCGGCTCGCTTTGCTGGCGCGCATGGTGCAGGGCGTAATCGCCGGCAAACCAGCTCACGCCGAGTTCTTGCAATGCGGCAAACTGCCCGGCGTCGACGATGTTGTAGGCCAGGTGCGGCCCCGCCAAGGGCAGCAGCTGATGCAGGGCCGGGCGTGCCCCGGCCGCGTCAAAGCTCAGCGCGCGCGCGTCGACCTGCGCCGCCGCCACGGGACCGGCATCCGCGCCATCGAGAAGGATACGGTAGCCGGCGTCGCGCCATTGCCGGCATTTTTTCTGGATCTGCTTGTCGCCGGCAAGATGAGCCGGCAAACGGAAGATGGTGCGTTGCGGCGCCAGTTGCGCCAGCACGGCCTCGTCCACGCCATGCGGGTCGGCCAGGGGAATGATGCAGTCGAGCGGCGCCAGGAAGGCATACGCATCGGCAGCGGCCAGCACCGCCAGCAACGGCGCCGTCGAGGCCTGCGGTACTTGCAAGGTGACAGCGACCCACTCGTTATGAGCATTGGCAACTGCTTGTAATCCCACCAACGGAAACAGGTTTGATTCAGACGCTGACATCGGTATCTCAGTGTGGGTAGGGCGCCATAGTAAATAAACTGACCAGCCTTGGCAACCCTGGCCCGACAAGGATGCCATTTCGACAGCAAGAATCATTCTATCCGAATCTCACCCAGGAAACAGTTTAATTTTGGCAATAAATGTTCAAAAAAACATTCCCCCGGGAGACCCGCCTGTCATGCGGGTTTGACAAAGACACGGCGCCGCGCACGCCTTGTCAGGCGCTGCCGCCATGCGCGTGCTCGACCGCGTATTTGATCAATTCAGCCTGCCCTTCGATGCCCAGCTTGCGCTTGATGTTCAGGCGGTGCGTCTCTACCGTGCGCACACTCAGGTCCAGTACGCGGGCGATCTGCTTGTTCGACTGGCCCGCCGCGATGTGCTGCAGCACCTGCTGCTCGCGCGTGGTGAGGAAGGAATCGTGGACTTGCGGGCGCGACAGTTGCCGCGCCAGGGCCGCGCTGTAATAGATGCCGCCGGACATCACCGTCTCGATGGCGAAGACGATATCTTTCCCTGGAGCATCCTTGAGCACATAGCCGCGCGCGCCCGCAGCGATGGCTTGCGACACGTATTCGAGCTTGTCGTGCATGGACAGTATCAGCACGGCAATCTCTGGAAACGCCTGCTTGAACAGCGCGGTTGCTTCAATCCCATTCGTGCCGCGCATATTGATATCCATCAGCACGAGATCCACCTGGTGCGCGCGCGCCTGGGCCAGGGCTTCGTCGGCGCCGCCCGCCTCGGCCACCACGTCGAAATGCGCCACCGCTTCCAGGCGCGCGCGCAAGCCGTCGCGTACGAGGGGATGGTCGTCCACCAGCAGGATGTTGATCTTTTCGGTCATGTCTGTGTATTTATCAGTGTGTGGGGAGGAAGGCCAAGTCGCGCCAGCACCAGGGTGCCGGCCGGAGACGAGGTGATGTGCAGGCTGCCGCCGATGGCTTCCATGCGTTCCGTCATGTTGCGCAAGCCGATGCCGCGCTGCGGATGCAGGGCGATGCCGTTGAAGTCGAAGCCGCCGCCATTATCCTGGATGCGCAATTCGACCGCCTTGCCCGCCTCGTGCAGGCTCACTTCCACGCCGCTGGCGTGGGCATGGCGCTCGCAATTGGTCAGCGCTTCCTGGGCGATGCGAAACAGCACGGTATTCACCATGTCGGGCAAGCCCTCGCCCGCCGCCACCGGGCTGGCCGTGAAACTGGCTTGCGCGCTGCTGCTGTCGTTAAACTCATGCACGAGGTGGTCGAGCGCGGCGGCCAGGCCCAGGTCATCGAGGATGGCCGGGCGCAGGTTGTGCGAAATGCGCCGCACCTCGCCCAGCACCTTGTTCAGTTGCTCGGCGGCCCGCTCGAAAGTAGCTGGCGCCTTTTCTTTTTGCTCGGCATTGCCGCCCAGGCGCGCGATGCCCGCCTCGATCTGCAGCTTGATCGACACCAGCCACTGGCTGATGCCGTCATGCAAGTCGCGCGACAGGCGCGCCCGCTCTTCTTCCTGCGATTCGACGACCCGCTGCGCCAGCACTTTCAGCTTGGCGTCGGCCACGCGCAATTCGCGCAGGTTCAGCACCAGGCCGCAGGCGGCCACCAGCAGGGAGCCGAGGATGGCGATGGCGGCGATCAGTTCCATGGTCGAGCGGATATTGCGCGACTGCTGGGCGTCGACCTTGGCCAGCGCCTGGTCCACGTCATCCATATAAATACCCGTACCCATCATCCAGCCCCATTCCGGCATCAAAATCACATAGCCGAGCTTGGGCGCGGACTTGTTCGTCGACGGCTTGATCCAGTTGTAACGCTCGAAGCCGCCGCCGCTCTTCGCCCGCTGCATCAGGCGCTGGATGGTCAGATTGCCGTCGGCGTCGCGCAACTCCCACAGATTCTGCCCCACCAGTTCGGGCTGGCGCGGATGCATCAGCGACTTGCCCTGCAAATCATAGATGAAGAAATAACCATCGTCGCCATAGCTGAGAGCGGACAGGATGCGCTTGGCCTCCTCTTGCGTGGCGGCATCCTTGCGTCCCGACTGGTATAGGGAAGCGATGGAATGGCTGGCCAGGGTCACGTAATGCTTGAGTTCGGCTTCCTTGCTGGCCAAATACGCTTGCTGGATGGTGGCGCGCTGTTGCTCGGCCAGGGTAATGGCCTGGTGCCGCACGGCAAATGCGATGGCGCACAGGGCGAGTATGAGCGGCGTAAGGGCCAGGAAGATGACTTTCTGTCTGAGTTTCATGGCCTGGCGCTCCGGCGGCGTCGATGCTGGTGGGAATGCGTGATTTTACGTCGCGGCGCCGCGATAGCTCTGCGTAGTAATACTGAGCGTTACTGCGTAGTCGTGCGCTTGCGGCAATTATACGATTCCTGAATACTCGCCATAAGCTGCAGATACACCAAAAAGTAACACCCAAACTGGCGACGACCAGGCTCGGCAGCACACATCATCGCACGGCACAGCGCCCGTCAAATCTCTGGAGGAAGCATGAACCGCATTTTCAAACAGCTCGGCTGGGCAGCGCTTGCGCTGGCAGGCGCCGGGTCCCTGGGCGTTGTCGCCCTGCAACGTGGCGAACCGATCAGCGCGATCTGGATCGTCATCGCCGCCGTCTGCGTCTACCTGATCGCCTACCGTTTCTACAGCCTGTTCATTGCCGACAAGGTGCTGGGCCTGGACGCGCGCCGCATGACGCCCGCCTTCAAGCACAACGATGGCCTGGACCACGTGCCGACCAACAAATATGTGCTGTTCGGCCACCATTTCGCGGCGATTGCCGGCGCCGGCCCCCTGGTCGGCCCCGT
It encodes the following:
- a CDS encoding replication endonuclease codes for the protein MQSKQILLPAPQRHEAFLRSAQFAPELARIPYKWRNRVITAALAKMAWSSWYKIYESIATGFVREFAEQYVPAGVDLSQSDADIVATAERAAAGVVKALWSATSEAHALQIMADECTSYGIKLPEFDEQADTIARLVDARWWRRQLRKRVKRAFEAGNIRLGYVNYRGEPYASNDAVLSRLAQNRRNAAALAATLVQNENGQQFSIAELAEKTTSNKAIRRGELMLRINGFEQIARECGDQGIFITWTCPSRFHAMQHSGKPNDKFDGSTPREANAYLGKMTSLCRSALARRGIGLYGFRIAEPHHDGCPHWHLLLFVRPTAKYKTAHLQDVAGRAIRIMKRYAWRVDRGEPGAFARRLDVKRIDWAKGSAAGYIAKYVAKNIDGVAEHKTKEGYVVTADTEGDVELTPSARVESWAACWGIRQFQQWGGAPVTVWRELRRIEESMVNEAPAAMRRAWNAVQKIDGEKRACWAEYLRAQGGALVPRKELVVTLAKDEKTVIGRYGETLRTTPYGVRCSDLIGVVFKSVRHTWTPVQATGGRAVAVGVAVPRTRVNNCTHPDRPAPATPPAAPMPNLSDEAKTALIAAWAAVNACPWPRLIVPDNPPHEGNGT
- a CDS encoding integrase arm-type DNA-binding domain-containing protein: MAINTLTDADCRRATPNDGKLRKLFDGHGLMLAVLPSGNKVWRMAYRNDQGKQQTAVIGPYPLIGLKEARDRRDALRLKLIDGEDLKPKRKTSPSIALDAAIDTYWAGRTDISAGYKANALRALAMYVSPTLGAKTVREITKEDLMAALRPMDAAGLSVYVRRVRMWVGQVLDWSIQHGHCEENPASNINSKVAFSRKPREGFAALTLAEVHPFMERLDLEDEIQSVLACKLLALTWTRTDELRRMTWAEVEGDVWRIPGKRMKKGREHLVPLSSQALDLLAEMKLRSRGSIYVFPNDRGGSRPMSENAILYLIHRIGFKGKMTGHGWRKVGSTWANEHEYNSDHVEVQLAHKDGGVRGVYNSAEYLKQRRVMLQAFADWLLEKPDPSGLER
- a CDS encoding EAL domain-containing protein, which translates into the protein MTLLPVSDFLGNSAALCDAVVRLRGPALVAELGRIASAVMASPHGQFLPAASADGATSTASPAPFPLDTPALLQEINFDGHCFGHYSVAGRSLYSDADRRHLASLASLTAGVLQVHSLAQRSTHAYAQVEALLAQQTQILDQLHESVLTMDLTGYITSWNKGAERLFGYTSVEAVGRNILFLYDDEDTGFHDAFLEQGGRLMEVRRRKKSGEIFWASLSLSPLQDLDDKPIGLIAYLTDITERKLAEERLHHLAYYDPLTSLPNRTLLAKLVDQALSVAQRSKMLGCVLFIDLNRFKLINDTLGRRIGDELLRQVSLRFRHALRDQDLVARLGGDEFAVGLFDIGQHFEASMVAQKLLASLVEPFLIEGHDLRVGASIGISVYPQDGQDAETLLRLADIAMYRAKQDSGGEAESVAFYSQDMNLGMQARMRLETGLRQALSEQQLLLHYQPKYALGSGRIIGAEALVRWHHPQHGMIPPAEFIPLAESTGLVVQVGEWVLEAACAQAQAWKLAGLPPIRLAVNVSAREFTAALPARVAATLARYGLEAAWLELEITESTLMHNIERVIGIMDRITALGVALSLDDFGTGYSSLSYLKRFPIDTLKIDRSFTTGIPTDASDCAIASTIISIAQQLHHKVIAEGVETAEQLAFLKSSGCDEVQGYLFSRPLPAGEFEKALRENWGL
- a CDS encoding HDOD domain-containing protein — encoded protein: MQVPQASTAPLLAVLAAADAYAFLAPLDCIIPLADPHGVDEAVLAQLAPQRTIFRLPAHLAGDKQIQKKCRQWRDAGYRILLDGADAGPVAAAQVDARALSFDAAGARPALHQLLPLAGPHLAYNIVDAGQFAALQELGVSWFAGDYALHHARQQSEPEDATSRRRLLALLGLLARDADANELEVPLKQDPSLSYHLLKLVNSAAFGFTAPITSFSQAITLLGRRQLQRWLQLLLYARQQDDGKIHALLPLAAVRAAQMEALCQLRGGDRDAQDLAFMAGVFSLLDVLLGMPMADIIATLNLAPEVSAALLERNGELGTLLALVESTTPASGGLRRAGIDGETYWRSLLQAHQWAIQVSRNF
- a CDS encoding response regulator transcription factor — translated: MTEKINILLVDDHPLVRDGLRARLEAVAHFDVVAEAGGADEALAQARAHQVDLVLMDINMRGTNGIEATALFKQAFPEIAVLILSMHDKLEYVSQAIAAGARGYVLKDAPGKDIVFAIETVMSGGIYYSAALARQLSRPQVHDSFLTTREQQVLQHIAAGQSNKQIARVLDLSVRTVETHRLNIKRKLGIEGQAELIKYAVEHAHGGSA
- a CDS encoding cache domain-containing protein; this translates as MKLRQKVIFLALTPLILALCAIAFAVRHQAITLAEQQRATIQQAYLASKEAELKHYVTLASHSIASLYQSGRKDAATQEEAKRILSALSYGDDGYFFIYDLQGKSLMHPRQPELVGQNLWELRDADGNLTIQRLMQRAKSGGGFERYNWIKPSTNKSAPKLGYVILMPEWGWMMGTGIYMDDVDQALAKVDAQQSRNIRSTMELIAAIAILGSLLVAACGLVLNLRELRVADAKLKVLAQRVVESQEEERARLSRDLHDGISQWLVSIKLQIEAGIARLGGNAEQKEKAPATFERAAEQLNKVLGEVRRISHNLRPAILDDLGLAAALDHLVHEFNDSSSAQASFTASPVAAGEGLPDMVNTVLFRIAQEALTNCERHAHASGVEVSLHEAGKAVELRIQDNGGGFDFNGIALHPQRGIGLRNMTERMEAIGGSLHITSSPAGTLVLARLGLPPHTLINTQT